A window of Acidobacteriota bacterium contains these coding sequences:
- the argH gene encoding argininosuccinate lyase — translation MKLWGGRFREPIAPEFERLSASFAFDRRLAWAEAVGTRAHVQGLARAGVLSAEEAAALASACEQLAAEFAGAPPACQDDIEDVHTYIAQRLAAVAPEAAAKLQTGRSRNEQVALDLRLWLRSQRAPLVHALASLLAALAGFAGEHADIVIPGYTHLQRAQPVSLGHHTLAYAEMLLRDHGRLADAFTRLDAACPLGSGALAGTPYACEREAQARELGFAGVSQNSLDAVADRDFAVEIVFALALLGVHLSRWAEDWILYSSAEFGWLRLGDAYSTGSSLMPQKKNPDALELIRGKSARSLAHLQQLLVLLKSLPLAYNRDLQEDKEPVFDAVETSLAVLTMAAGVVKTTTVNPIAAKSAVQDPALLATDLADVLVAAGTPFHRAHQAVGRIIAAAQEQERDFRDFSEAELAAIAPGIRFDVAAIHALTPQASVARRSFTGGTAPAQVRHQAARVAQKIFGDTGE, via the coding sequence ATGAAATTATGGGGCGGGCGGTTTCGCGAGCCCATTGCGCCCGAGTTTGAGCGCCTCTCGGCGTCGTTCGCTTTTGACCGCCGGCTGGCGTGGGCGGAAGCGGTGGGCACGCGGGCGCACGTGCAGGGCCTGGCGCGGGCCGGTGTGCTGAGCGCGGAGGAAGCCGCAGCCCTGGCGTCCGCCTGCGAGCAGCTTGCGGCCGAATTTGCCGGCGCGCCACCGGCCTGCCAGGACGACATCGAAGACGTTCACACCTACATTGCCCAGCGCCTGGCAGCGGTGGCGCCCGAAGCGGCGGCCAAACTCCAGACCGGCCGCAGCCGCAATGAACAGGTGGCGCTGGATCTCCGGTTGTGGCTGCGCTCGCAGCGAGCCCCGCTCGTTCACGCGCTCGCGTCGCTGCTGGCGGCGCTTGCCGGGTTCGCCGGCGAGCACGCCGACATCGTGATTCCCGGTTACACCCACCTCCAGCGGGCGCAGCCGGTTTCGCTGGGGCACCACACGCTCGCCTACGCGGAAATGCTGCTGCGCGATCATGGGCGGCTTGCCGATGCCTTTACCCGCCTGGATGCGGCCTGCCCGCTAGGCAGCGGCGCGCTGGCCGGCACGCCCTATGCCTGCGAGCGCGAGGCGCAGGCGCGCGAACTCGGTTTCGCCGGCGTCAGCCAGAACAGCCTCGATGCGGTCGCGGACCGCGACTTTGCGGTCGAGATCGTTTTCGCACTGGCTTTGCTGGGGGTGCATTTGTCGCGCTGGGCGGAGGATTGGATTCTGTACTCCAGCGCCGAATTCGGCTGGCTGCGACTGGGCGACGCCTACAGCACGGGCAGCAGCCTCATGCCGCAAAAGAAAAATCCCGATGCGCTCGAGCTCATTCGCGGCAAAAGCGCCCGCTCGCTGGCGCACCTGCAGCAGCTTCTGGTGCTGCTGAAATCCCTGCCGCTGGCCTACAACCGCGATTTGCAGGAGGACAAAGAGCCGGTCTTCGACGCCGTCGAAACTTCTCTGGCCGTGCTCACCATGGCTGCCGGCGTGGTGAAAACCACGACGGTCAACCCGATCGCCGCCAAAAGCGCCGTTCAGGATCCGGCGCTGCTGGCGACGGATTTGGCGGATGTGCTGGTGGCAGCGGGAACGCCGTTTCACCGCGCGCATCAGGCCGTCGGCCGCATTATCGCTGCGGCGCAGGAGCAGGAGCGCGACTTCCGTGATTTTTCTGAAGCCGAGCTGGCCGCCATCGCGCCGGGGATTCGTTTCGATGTAGCCGCCATTCACGCCCTTACGCCGCAAGCCTCCGTCGCGCGCCGCAGCTTCACCGGCGGCACCGCGCCCGCGCAGGTGCGCCATCAGGCCGCCCGCGTCGCACAAAAGATCTTCGGTGATACTGGAGAGTGA
- a CDS encoding argininosuccinate synthase — protein sequence MKIALAYSGGLDTSIIIPWLKEHYPAPVVAVIADVGQGDDYDKLRAKALKTGADEVVVAHVAEEFLTDYVWPTLKAGCVYDHKYLLGTSMARPLIAKKQVEVALASGCDAVAHGCTGKGNDQVRFELAYKALAPQLQVIAPWREWDIQSREDALAYARAHNVPVEQSEKKIYSRDQNIWHISHEGGALEDPEQEAPEDVWLLTRSLAEAPDQPEYVSIGFAAGVPVSVNGEALAAVPLLTQLNELAGRHGIGRIDLVENRFVGMKSRGAYETPGGTLLVTALRELEALTLDRALATIQHQLGLEYARLVYNGLWFTPLREALDAFMNRALAQTTGEIRLKLHKGHALVAGRTSPHSLYSNALASFTMGDLYDQKDAAGFINLVGLPLKMSALLAGKK from the coding sequence ATGAAGATCGCGCTTGCTTATTCCGGAGGTCTCGACACCTCCATCATCATTCCCTGGCTCAAAGAGCATTACCCCGCACCCGTCGTGGCCGTCATCGCCGACGTTGGGCAGGGCGACGACTACGACAAGCTCCGCGCCAAGGCGCTGAAGACGGGCGCCGATGAGGTCGTCGTGGCGCACGTGGCGGAGGAATTCCTCACCGACTACGTATGGCCCACGCTCAAGGCGGGCTGCGTGTACGACCACAAGTATCTGCTGGGCACGTCCATGGCGCGTCCGCTGATTGCCAAAAAGCAGGTCGAGGTCGCGCTCGCCAGCGGCTGCGATGCCGTTGCGCACGGCTGCACCGGCAAGGGCAACGATCAGGTGCGCTTCGAGCTGGCCTACAAGGCGCTGGCGCCGCAGTTGCAGGTGATCGCTCCCTGGCGCGAGTGGGACATCCAGTCGCGCGAAGACGCGCTGGCGTATGCCCGCGCCCACAACGTACCTGTGGAGCAGAGCGAGAAGAAGATTTACAGCCGTGATCAGAACATCTGGCACATCAGCCATGAGGGCGGCGCACTGGAAGATCCGGAACAGGAAGCGCCGGAGGATGTCTGGCTGCTGACGCGTTCGCTGGCCGAGGCACCGGATCAGCCCGAGTACGTCTCCATCGGATTCGCCGCCGGCGTGCCGGTGAGCGTGAACGGAGAAGCGCTCGCGGCCGTGCCGCTGCTCACCCAACTCAACGAACTGGCCGGAAGGCACGGCATCGGCCGCATTGATCTGGTGGAAAATCGTTTTGTGGGCATGAAATCGCGCGGCGCTTACGAAACCCCGGGTGGCACGCTGCTGGTCACCGCCCTGCGGGAGCTGGAAGCGCTGACGCTCGATCGCGCGCTGGCCACCATCCAGCACCAGCTTGGCCTCGAATACGCGCGGTTGGTTTACAACGGCCTTTGGTTCACGCCGCTGCGCGAGGCGCTGGACGCCTTTATGAACCGCGCACTGGCGCAGACCACTGGCGAAATCCGGCTCAAGCTGCACAAAGGTCACGCTCTGGTCGCGGGCCGCACTTCGCCCCATTCGCTGTACTCGAATGCTCTGGCCTCGTTCACCATGGGCGATCTGTACGACCAGAAAGACGCCGCCGGCTTCATTAATCTGGTCGGCCTGCCGCTCAAGATGTCGGCACTCCTGGCAGGGAAGAAATGA
- the argF gene encoding ornithine carbamoyltransferase, with protein sequence MGNGGPPPYPIPAPRLPRLAVGDLIDLSALSRKEFLALLDLAADIKVHPGRYRDLLAGCGLAMIFEKPSLRTRVTFDVAMQEMGGHAVFLDFTESPLGEREDILDVARNLELWMDAIVARTFGHESIEMLAGASAVPVINGLSDHSHPCQAMADFLTLRETFDDFPAIKLAYVGDGNNTCHSLLEAAALAGVQMAVATPHGYEPDKTVVERAQQMARKSGAKITVGNQLGAALRGAHAVYTDTWASMGQEAEQTQRAREFASYQVNDALMARARPGAKFLHCLPAHRGLEVTASVIDSPNSLVYQQAENRLHAQKAILASLILGNVKDRKAS encoded by the coding sequence ATGGGCAACGGCGGCCCGCCTCCGTACCCGATTCCCGCACCCCGGCTGCCGCGGCTTGCTGTCGGCGACTTGATCGATCTGTCGGCGCTGAGCCGTAAAGAGTTCCTGGCGCTGCTCGATCTCGCTGCCGATATCAAGGTCCACCCCGGCCGCTACCGTGATCTGCTTGCCGGCTGCGGCCTGGCGATGATCTTTGAGAAGCCGTCGCTGCGCACCCGCGTCACTTTCGACGTAGCCATGCAGGAAATGGGCGGCCACGCGGTGTTTCTGGACTTCACCGAATCGCCGCTGGGCGAGCGCGAGGACATCCTCGATGTGGCGCGCAATCTCGAGCTCTGGATGGACGCCATCGTGGCCCGCACCTTCGGCCATGAATCCATCGAGATGCTTGCCGGCGCCAGCGCGGTACCGGTCATCAATGGTCTGAGCGATCACAGCCATCCCTGCCAGGCGATGGCCGACTTTCTCACGCTGCGCGAAACCTTTGACGATTTTCCCGCCATCAAACTGGCGTACGTCGGCGACGGCAATAACACCTGCCATTCGCTGCTCGAAGCCGCCGCGCTCGCAGGCGTGCAGATGGCGGTGGCCACACCGCACGGCTACGAGCCCGACAAAACTGTGGTCGAGCGGGCGCAGCAGATGGCGCGCAAATCGGGCGCGAAAATCACGGTGGGCAATCAGCTTGGCGCGGCGCTGCGCGGGGCCCATGCGGTCTACACCGACACCTGGGCCAGCATGGGCCAGGAGGCCGAGCAGACCCAGCGCGCGCGCGAGTTCGCTAGCTATCAGGTCAATGATGCGCTGATGGCCCGGGCGCGGCCGGGCGCCAAATTCCTACACTGCCTTCCCGCGCACCGCGGCCTCGAAGTCACTGCCTCGGTGATTGATTCACCCAATTCGCTCGTGTATCAACAGGCCGAGAACCGGCTGCACGCGCAAAAAGCCATTCTCGCGTCGCTCATTCTCGGCAACGTAAAGGACCGCAAAGCTTCATGA
- a CDS encoding ArgR family transcriptional regulator codes for MARNYRQEQILKLVRERAVHSQAELAAALRRAGIAATQVTLSRDLKALGVVKTPTGYAELGAEAPAATAPAAADVKHIIHEFGRDLRPAQNLLVIKTASGAAPTVAAAVDRAGWNELAGTLAGDDTVLLVFANPRLRLTVERRLQELLSAHPSAKE; via the coding sequence GTGGCGCGGAACTATCGTCAGGAACAGATTCTCAAGCTGGTGCGCGAGCGCGCGGTGCATTCGCAGGCCGAGCTGGCGGCGGCCCTGCGGCGCGCCGGCATTGCCGCTACGCAAGTGACGCTCTCGCGGGACCTCAAGGCCCTGGGTGTGGTCAAAACACCTACCGGCTATGCCGAGCTCGGCGCCGAGGCCCCCGCCGCCACCGCGCCCGCGGCGGCGGACGTCAAGCACATCATTCATGAGTTCGGCCGGGACTTGCGGCCGGCGCAAAATCTCCTGGTCATTAAAACTGCCTCCGGCGCGGCTCCCACCGTCGCTGCCGCGGTCGACCGCGCCGGCTGGAACGAGCTGGCGGGCACGCTTGCCGGCGATGACACCGTCCTGCTGGTTTTTGCCAATCCCCGTCTCCGCCTCACCGTCGAACGGCGCCTGCAGGAACTGCTCAGCGCCCATCCCTCTGCAAAGGAATAG
- the topA gene encoding type I DNA topoisomerase gives MAKSIVIVESPAKAKTITKYLGPDYEVLASLGHVMDLPKRDLGVDIDNHFEPTYVVIPGKEKVLAQLKKEAKKAKAIYLAADPDREGEAICFHLAHELHGPANGDKPMRRVAFNEITKRGVQEGFAHPGEIDQNLVDAYQARRALDRIVGYQISPLLWDRVRRGISAGRVQTPALRLVVEREAQIKAFVKQEYWTLDAHLSGGKAPYFDARLTRRVEADGTLPKQEIEIGNAEAAAELQKDLEAARYRVQTVETKERRRNPLPPFITSKLQQDASRKLRFSVKRTMMIAQRLYEGVELGKEGLVGLITYMRTDSTRVSEDALTEARQFIQAQFGSDYLPPQANRFATKKGAQDAHEAIRPASALRDPESVKKYLGEDEYKVYKLIWQRFVASQMPPAVFDQTGVDIRAKVDGAAEYQLRTTGSVLKFDGFLKVYDESKDKADDDDEALKHKLPALTAGQELKFLSLKSEQHFTEPPPRYTEASLVKELEEKGIGRPSTYAAILSTIQDRGYVTKVGGKFHPTELGQVVTELLTTNFKDIFELQYTAKMEETLDEIEEGREKWTDALADFYKRFSANLDYASKHMVDYKRMEKPTEHVCEKCGKPMVIRWGKHGSFLACSGYPECTNTREIALDAPDLDSADASQEKEEFCENCGRPMVLKRGRFGQFWACTGYPDCKTTRRLDAQQKVPDRKLDTPCPQCGKPLVVKHGRYGEFTACSGYPECKYIQQNLVEGFKCPKCKIGDVAEKRSKRGKTFYSCTRYPECDFSLWQRPVPEPCPNCRHPYLVKKFLKAGPVIACPNEGCGYSRPAEETVPDAASVIK, from the coding sequence ATGGCCAAATCCATCGTTATTGTTGAGTCGCCTGCCAAGGCCAAAACCATCACCAAATATCTGGGTCCCGACTACGAAGTGCTGGCTTCGCTCGGTCATGTCATGGATCTGCCCAAGCGCGACCTGGGCGTTGATATTGACAATCATTTCGAGCCCACCTACGTCGTCATACCCGGTAAAGAAAAGGTTCTCGCCCAGCTTAAAAAAGAGGCCAAAAAGGCCAAGGCCATCTACCTGGCGGCCGACCCGGACCGCGAAGGCGAGGCCATTTGTTTCCACTTGGCCCACGAGCTCCATGGCCCGGCCAACGGCGACAAGCCCATGCGGCGCGTGGCCTTCAACGAGATCACTAAGCGCGGCGTGCAGGAGGGCTTTGCCCACCCCGGCGAGATCGATCAGAACCTGGTCGACGCTTATCAGGCGCGCCGTGCCCTGGACCGCATCGTGGGTTATCAGATATCGCCGCTGCTTTGGGATCGCGTGCGGCGCGGCATTTCTGCCGGCCGTGTGCAGACGCCGGCCCTGCGCCTCGTGGTTGAGCGTGAGGCCCAGATCAAGGCCTTCGTCAAGCAGGAGTACTGGACCCTTGATGCGCACCTTTCTGGCGGCAAAGCGCCCTATTTCGACGCCCGCCTGACCCGCCGGGTCGAAGCCGACGGAACCCTGCCCAAGCAGGAAATCGAAATTGGCAATGCCGAAGCCGCGGCCGAGCTGCAGAAGGACCTGGAAGCGGCCCGCTACCGCGTGCAGACGGTGGAGACCAAAGAGCGGCGGCGCAATCCCTTGCCGCCCTTCATCACGAGCAAGCTGCAGCAGGATGCCAGCCGCAAGCTCCGCTTCAGCGTCAAGCGCACCATGATGATCGCGCAGCGCCTCTACGAAGGCGTGGAACTCGGCAAGGAAGGTCTCGTCGGCCTCATCACCTACATGCGCACCGACTCGACCCGCGTTTCCGAAGACGCCCTGACCGAGGCGCGGCAGTTTATTCAGGCGCAGTTTGGCAGTGATTATCTGCCCCCGCAGGCCAACCGCTTCGCCACAAAGAAAGGCGCGCAGGACGCCCATGAAGCCATCCGCCCGGCCTCGGCGCTGCGCGACCCTGAGTCGGTGAAGAAGTACCTGGGCGAAGACGAGTACAAGGTCTACAAGCTCATCTGGCAGCGTTTCGTCGCCTCGCAGATGCCGCCGGCGGTGTTCGATCAGACCGGCGTGGATATACGCGCCAAAGTCGATGGCGCGGCGGAGTATCAGCTCCGCACCACCGGCTCGGTACTGAAGTTCGACGGTTTTCTGAAGGTCTACGACGAGAGCAAAGACAAGGCCGATGATGACGACGAGGCGCTGAAGCACAAGTTGCCTGCGCTCACCGCAGGCCAGGAACTCAAGTTCCTGAGTCTCAAGAGCGAGCAGCACTTCACCGAGCCGCCGCCGCGCTACACCGAAGCCTCGCTGGTGAAGGAGCTGGAAGAGAAGGGAATTGGCCGGCCATCCACCTACGCGGCGATTCTGTCGACCATCCAGGATCGCGGCTACGTCACCAAGGTGGGCGGCAAGTTTCATCCCACCGAGCTGGGCCAGGTGGTCACCGAGCTGCTGACCACGAATTTCAAGGACATCTTCGAGCTCCAGTACACCGCCAAGATGGAGGAGACGCTGGACGAAATCGAGGAAGGCCGCGAAAAGTGGACTGACGCGCTCGCCGACTTTTACAAACGCTTCTCCGCCAATCTCGACTACGCCTCCAAGCACATGGTCGACTACAAGCGGATGGAGAAGCCGACCGAGCACGTCTGCGAGAAGTGCGGCAAGCCCATGGTCATCCGCTGGGGCAAGCACGGCTCTTTCCTGGCTTGCAGCGGCTACCCGGAGTGCACCAACACACGCGAGATCGCACTCGACGCTCCTGACCTCGATTCTGCCGACGCCAGCCAGGAAAAAGAGGAGTTCTGCGAGAACTGCGGCCGTCCCATGGTGCTCAAGCGCGGCCGTTTTGGCCAATTCTGGGCCTGCACCGGCTATCCGGATTGCAAAACCACTCGCCGCCTCGACGCTCAGCAGAAAGTTCCCGACCGCAAGCTCGACACTCCCTGCCCGCAGTGCGGCAAGCCGCTGGTGGTCAAGCATGGCCGCTATGGGGAATTTACCGCCTGTAGTGGCTACCCCGAGTGCAAGTACATCCAGCAGAATCTGGTCGAGGGCTTCAAATGCCCGAAATGCAAGATTGGCGACGTAGCGGAAAAGCGGTCGAAACGCGGCAAAACGTTCTATAGCTGCACCCGTTACCCGGAATGTGACTTCAGCCTCTGGCAGCGTCCGGTTCCGGAGCCTTGCCCCAACTGCCGCCATCCCTACCTGGTGAAGAAATTCCTCAAAGCCGGCCCCGTAATCGCCTGTCCCAACGAAGGCTGCGGGTATAGCCGGCCGGCGGAGGAAACCGTTCCAGACGCTGCGAGCGTAATAAAGTAA
- the dprA gene encoding DNA-protecting protein DprA, protein MEKNAPLWLGLLLTPGLGQRGAQKLIEEFEVPEAIYAASLTTLESCQVPAPVAQCIHSGRAAELGANEAAAAQQLGIDVVTWGDRSYPALLREIFDPPLLLYVRGRVTALDTFGIAVVGTRRPTLYGKLITERLGRELAQWGLTIFSGLARGIDGTGQKACLEAGGTTVAVLGTGADIIYPTEHRRLADDILAGGGALISEFPLGTAPNPQNFPIRNRVISGISLGVLVVEGGEFSGSRITARMALEQNREVFAVPGQVTQKQAWLPNALIKQGAKLVTEAGDVIEELPSSVRARLQPPATLQIAADAAAEATPPSDSKLAVLKVLPVDAGAHVDEIVNRMHNRLSAPETLALLFDLELEGKIRQLPGKKYLRVS, encoded by the coding sequence GTGGAGAAAAATGCGCCGCTCTGGCTCGGCCTGCTGCTCACGCCCGGCTTGGGCCAGCGGGGCGCCCAGAAGCTGATCGAAGAGTTCGAAGTTCCGGAAGCCATCTACGCCGCCTCGCTCACCACGCTGGAATCCTGTCAGGTACCTGCGCCCGTGGCCCAATGCATCCACAGTGGACGTGCGGCTGAGCTGGGTGCGAACGAAGCCGCGGCCGCACAGCAGTTGGGCATCGACGTGGTGACCTGGGGCGACCGCAGCTATCCTGCGCTGCTGCGCGAAATTTTTGATCCCCCCCTACTGCTTTATGTTCGTGGCCGTGTGACCGCGCTCGACACCTTCGGCATCGCCGTTGTCGGCACGCGCCGCCCCACCCTCTACGGCAAGCTCATCACCGAGCGCCTGGGCCGCGAGCTGGCGCAATGGGGCCTGACGATTTTCAGCGGCTTAGCGCGGGGCATTGATGGCACTGGCCAAAAGGCGTGCCTCGAGGCGGGTGGCACCACCGTCGCCGTCCTCGGCACTGGCGCCGACATCATTTACCCCACCGAGCACCGCCGTCTCGCCGATGACATCCTGGCGGGCGGCGGAGCGTTGATTTCCGAGTTCCCCTTGGGCACCGCCCCCAACCCGCAGAACTTTCCCATCCGCAATCGCGTCATCAGCGGCATCTCGCTCGGCGTGTTGGTGGTCGAGGGAGGTGAATTCAGCGGCTCGCGCATCACCGCACGCATGGCGCTCGAACAGAACCGCGAAGTCTTCGCCGTGCCCGGTCAGGTGACGCAGAAACAGGCCTGGCTTCCCAATGCCCTCATCAAGCAGGGCGCCAAGCTGGTTACGGAAGCCGGCGACGTGATCGAGGAATTGCCCAGCTCGGTCCGCGCCCGGCTGCAACCCCCCGCCACGCTGCAAATCGCGGCCGATGCGGCGGCCGAAGCTACCCCGCCAAGCGACTCCAAGTTGGCAGTTTTAAAGGTTTTGCCCGTTGACGCGGGCGCCCATGTTGACGAAATCGTGAACCGGATGCACAATAGGCTCTCCGCGCCGGAAACTCTGGCTCTGCTGTTTGATCTCGAGCTTGAGGGAAAAATCCGGCAGCTCCCCGGAAAGAAATATTTGCGGGTAAGCTAA
- the hslU gene encoding ATP-dependent protease ATPase subunit HslU, whose amino-acid sequence MALYLPQAPEEEAPALDELTPREIVAELDKHVVGQPAAKRAVAVALRNRMRRQKLAPELAEEVMPKNIIMIGPTGVGKTEIARRLARLANSAFLKVEASKFTEVGYVGRDVESMIRDLVEIAIDMVREEKLEEVGEKAEQNAEERLLDLLLPPTPEAPAAELPSDNGANRTHPLGFTLVSNSSAPAAEARPPVPPNPKTREKLRQQLREGKLDDKMVEIEVRERNFPSFEFITNQGVEEMDINIKDILPNLFGQKTKKRKMKVSEAMDYLSQEEEQRLVDMDQVTRLAVERAEQGGIIFLDEIDKIAGREGGHGPDVSREGVQRDILPIVEGTTVNTRYGMIRTDHILFIAAGAFHVSKPSDLIPELQGRFPIRVELDSLSQEDFVRILKEPQSALIKQYTALLETEGVHLSFTDDALREIASLSARVNEATENIGARRLHTIMERVLDEISFAGGETENKNIVIDAAYVNTQLESIVKDQDLSRYIL is encoded by the coding sequence ATGGCCCTCTACCTTCCGCAGGCTCCTGAAGAGGAAGCGCCGGCGCTGGACGAGCTGACGCCCCGCGAAATCGTCGCCGAACTCGACAAACATGTCGTCGGTCAACCCGCCGCCAAGCGCGCGGTCGCGGTTGCCTTGCGCAATCGCATGCGCCGGCAAAAGCTCGCGCCCGAGTTGGCCGAAGAGGTGATGCCCAAGAACATCATCATGATTGGCCCCACCGGAGTCGGCAAAACGGAGATCGCGCGCCGGCTGGCACGGCTGGCTAATTCCGCCTTCCTTAAAGTCGAAGCTTCGAAGTTTACCGAAGTGGGCTATGTCGGCCGCGATGTCGAGAGCATGATCCGGGATCTGGTCGAAATCGCCATCGACATGGTGCGCGAGGAAAAACTGGAAGAGGTTGGCGAAAAAGCCGAGCAAAACGCCGAAGAACGCCTCCTCGATCTGCTGCTGCCGCCCACGCCCGAAGCCCCCGCCGCCGAGCTGCCCTCCGACAACGGCGCCAACCGTACCCATCCCCTGGGTTTCACCCTGGTCAGCAATTCCTCCGCCCCGGCTGCCGAGGCCAGGCCGCCTGTGCCGCCTAATCCCAAGACCCGCGAAAAGCTCCGTCAGCAGTTGCGCGAGGGCAAGCTGGACGACAAGATGGTCGAAATCGAGGTTCGCGAGCGCAATTTCCCCAGCTTTGAATTCATCACCAATCAAGGCGTCGAGGAAATGGACATCAACATCAAGGACATCCTGCCCAACCTGTTTGGCCAGAAAACCAAGAAACGCAAGATGAAGGTTTCCGAGGCCATGGATTACCTCAGCCAGGAAGAGGAGCAGCGCCTGGTGGACATGGACCAGGTCACCCGTCTTGCCGTCGAGCGCGCCGAGCAGGGCGGCATCATCTTCCTCGATGAAATCGACAAGATCGCCGGCCGCGAAGGCGGCCACGGCCCGGATGTCAGCCGCGAAGGGGTCCAGCGCGATATCCTGCCCATCGTCGAAGGCACTACGGTCAACACCCGCTATGGCATGATCCGCACCGATCACATCCTGTTCATCGCCGCCGGCGCGTTCCACGTCTCCAAGCCCAGCGACCTTATCCCGGAATTGCAGGGCCGCTTTCCCATCCGCGTGGAGCTGGATTCACTGTCGCAGGAGGATTTTGTCCGCATCCTTAAAGAGCCGCAAAGCGCGCTGATCAAGCAGTACACGGCGCTGCTGGAGACCGAAGGCGTTCACCTCAGTTTCACCGACGATGCCTTGCGCGAAATCGCCAGCCTCTCCGCCCGCGTCAACGAAGCCACGGAAAACATTGGCGCCCGCCGCCTGCACACCATCATGGAGCGTGTGCTCGACGAAATTTCCTTTGCCGGGGGCGAGACCGAGAACAAGAATATCGTTATCGATGCCGCCTACGTCAACACTCAGCTCGAGAGCATCGTCAAAGACCAGGATCTGTCGCGCTATATTCTCTAA
- the hslV gene encoding ATP-dependent protease subunit HslV, with translation MASRPRTRSTTVLSVRTRGSVVLVGDGQVTMGEGVMKHHARKIRRLYNEKVLAGFAGSTADAFSLFGRFETKLEQFHGNLSRSAVELAKDWRTDRSLRHLEAMLIVSDPSDTFLLSGQGDVIEPDDGVCAIGSGGPYALAAARALLNNTQLSAREIATQALGIAADICIYTNRELTLEELVSTKPDGQPEHQAK, from the coding sequence ATGGCCTCTCGTCCCCGCACCCGCTCCACCACAGTCTTAAGCGTTCGCACCCGCGGTAGTGTAGTGCTGGTGGGCGATGGCCAGGTCACCATGGGGGAAGGGGTGATGAAGCATCACGCCCGCAAAATCCGCCGCCTCTACAACGAAAAAGTTCTGGCCGGCTTTGCCGGCTCGACCGCCGACGCCTTTTCGCTTTTCGGTCGCTTCGAGACCAAGCTGGAGCAGTTTCACGGCAATCTCAGCCGTTCGGCGGTCGAGCTGGCCAAGGACTGGCGTACCGATCGTTCCTTGCGCCACCTGGAGGCCATGCTGATCGTTTCCGATCCCAGCGACACCTTCCTGCTGAGCGGTCAGGGCGACGTTATCGAGCCCGATGACGGCGTCTGCGCCATCGGGTCCGGCGGTCCCTATGCCCTGGCCGCCGCCCGCGCCTTGCTGAACAACACCCAGCTTTCGGCCCGTGAAATCGCCACTCAGGCTCTCGGCATAGCCGCCGACATTTGCATTTACACCAACCGCGAGCTCACCCTCGAGGAGCTGGTCAGCACCAAGCCCGACGGCCAGCCCGAACATCAAGCAAAATAG
- a CDS encoding 30S ribosomal protein S21, with protein sequence MAEVRLQEGESLENALRRFKRKVQQEDIIKDVKRHSFYLKPGGKMRLKQALARKRNRKKARREGSE encoded by the coding sequence TTGGCAGAAGTCCGCCTACAAGAAGGCGAATCGCTGGAAAACGCCCTGCGCCGTTTCAAGCGCAAGGTGCAGCAGGAAGACATCATCAAGGACGTCAAGCGCCACAGCTTCTACCTGAAGCCGGGGGGAAAAATGCGCCTCAAGCAAGCCCTCGCCCGCAAGCGCAACCGCAAGAAGGCCCGCCGCGAAGGGTCGGAATAG